From a region of the Dictyostelium discoideum AX4 chromosome 2 chromosome, whole genome shotgun sequence genome:
- the rpl10a gene encoding S60 ribosomal protein L10a produces MSKISSDQVRSIVSQLFKEAQESKRGFLETVELQINLKNYDTKKDKRFSGQIKIGTVTKPKLSVCVFADQQHCDEATKIGAEFMDIEALKKIGPKNKKAIKKLSKKYDAFLASESILRQVPKLLGPGLNKVGKFPTLLTHSEDMASKINDVKSTVKFQLKKVLCLAVAVGHIELTEREVATNIIQSINFLVSLLKKGWQNIKTLYVKTSMGPSHRVY; encoded by the exons ATGAG cAAAATCTCAAGCGACCAAGTTAGATCAATCGTCTCCCAACTTTTCAAAGAAGCACAAGAATCCAAAAGAGGTTTCTTAGAAACTGTTGAACTCCAAATCAACTTAAAGAATTATGATACCAAGAAAGATAAGCGTTTCTCTGGTCAAATCAAAATCGGTACCGTCACCAAACCAAAATTAAGCGTTTGTGTCTTTGCTGATCAACAACATTGTGATGAAGCCACTAAAATCGGTGCTGAATTCATGGATATTGAAGCCTTAAAGAAAATCGGTCCAAAGAACAAGAAAGCCATCAAGAAGCTCTCAAAGAAATACGATGCTTTCTTAGCCTCTGAATCTATCTTACGTCAAGTTCCAAAACTCTTAGGTCCAGGTCTCAACAAGGTCGGTAAATTCCCAACCCTCCTTACTCACTCTGAAGATATGGCCTCAAAGATCAATGATGTCAAATCAACCGTCAAATTCCAACTTAAGAAAGTTTTATGTTTAGCCGTCGCTGTCGGTCACATCGAATTAACTGAAAGAGAAGTTGCCACCAACAtcattcaatcaattaatttcttaGTCTCCCTCTTAAAGAAAGGATGGCAAAATATTAAGACTTTATACGTCAAAACCTCTATGGGTCCATCACACCGTGTCTACTAA